One part of the Rutidosis leptorrhynchoides isolate AG116_Rl617_1_P2 chromosome 1, CSIRO_AGI_Rlap_v1, whole genome shotgun sequence genome encodes these proteins:
- the LOC139890725 gene encoding uncharacterized protein codes for MAAPRTKKEAQSLNGKLAALSRFLSKETLTIYLAAGAEAISSVLIAERGGTQMPVYFVSKVLQHGEVNYKPIEKLIFALVHTARQLRRYFQAHPMLVLTDSPIKQVLNKSKVSGRLAKWAIELSEHEINYAPRTVVKGAGLILICPKGEEHTYALHFEFPASNNEAEYEALLSGLRMAEKMGIKALKVSVNSQLISNQMNETFEARDLAMQKYLKLA; via the exons ATGGCCGCGCCAAGAACAAAAAAAGAAGCACAAAGCCTAAACGGCAAGCTTGCAGCGCTATCTAGGTTCTTGTCAAAG GAAACTTTGACAATTTACCTGGCGGCGGGGGCCGAAGCGATCAGCTCGGTACTCATCGCGGAGAGAGGCGGCACGCAGATGCCAGTTTATTTTGTTAGCAAAGTGCTGCAACACGGTGAAGTCAATTACAAACCGATTGAGAAACTTATTTTTGCATTAGTCCATACTGCGAGGCAGTTGAGACGGTACTTCCAGGCACACCCAATGCTGGTGCTAACCGATTCGCCTATCAAACAG GTACTAAACAAATCGAAGGTTTCTGGCAGGTTAGCCAAGTGGGCCATTGAACTCAGCGAACATGAAATTAATTACGCTCCCCGTACCGTTGTTAAAG GCGCAGGACTAATTTTGATATGTCCTAAGGGGGAGGAACACACTTACGCATTGCATTTCGAGTTCCCCGCCTCCAATAATGAAGCCGAGTACGAGGCGCTTTTGTCTGGTTTAAGGATGGCTGAAAAGATGGGGATAAAGGCCCTGAAAGTCTCGGTTAATTCTCAACTCATATCGAATCAAATGAATGAGACATTTGAGGCTAGGGATCTGGCTATGCAAAAATATCTGAAATTAGCATAA